Below is a window of Camelina sativa cultivar DH55 chromosome 11, Cs, whole genome shotgun sequence DNA.
TtgcatgaatctttttttttggtaggttaATTACTGAATCTATTAAATGAGTTAGTTAAACTaaaaaactataatgatataaaacagATATAATAGGGGGAAACAAATGTATAATGGATTAATGGTAGCAAAACTAATTAGtattttgaaatatgtagaTATTCTTTGGTCTACAtaaaatatagtactatattttattaaagtattTTTCTAGTCTCAGAGGATAATATATTGACCCCATGGATCATTTTGAAGGATCCGCGTCTTTTTCAATCCAATTCAATATTTAGTTAGACTGGAATTCCCTTGTATATCCAATTTTTACATTCTCAAGATATTATTTGAACAAAACTGAAATGTCAATTCTgtttattgtgatttttttttatttctcattcaattttgtaattaaattgaGGAGGGTtacattcttaaaaaaaataatattaccaaatgcaaattttcaattaagaaaaaaataaactaaatcaaACCAGTACGCAAACATATTTCTGTAATTATTATGTCTATTTGAATACATAAATGTTTTAGTATTAACTATTGCATTCAAAAccacaaataagaaaaaaaaacagttacacaaatacatttatataaaattttaaaatgaaaataataataaattgagaTGCCAAGTTCGtaataaaggaaaaatatagCATTAcctttattataatatttaggaTTATTAATCTattgtataatattataatcaaaatttatatatcttccTCATTATTACCTGAAGTAATAATTTCACTATTGAATATTGTtgtatttaaaacttaaacaaaaagtgtaaattaaattttatagtttctttaactactagtatttatttataatataatacgtttgataaaacattaattagtaACTACTATGTAACATAAGTAAATGCACATATAAATGTGCTACTATATTGCTTTTAAAACATCACAACCAAAACTCAAAACGATTAGCAAACAAAATCCTTCAAATTTCTATAGAAAATGAAGACAACATTTTTCTTCCTAACTCTTGCAGTTCTTGTTGCAtcatgtaaattattatttttaattattacatatatatatatatatatcatgctTTATAGTGgagaataaaatattaacttaataattttattttcctttgaaTTACTTATAGGTGTATCAAATATTATGGCAAAATCTATTTCGGAAGAAAAAACTCCATTTTCCATTCCTCAACTAAGCTTATTGATCCAACAGATGAACATGTTGGACACTCTCCTGATGacatgaaaattatattttgccAATAATATGCATATCACTGTgttgagaaaatgaaaaatgtatttAGTTGTGACAATTCAATTTGTCGATGTACCTTTGAAGACCTTTCGTGAGATATTCTATTTGTAGaataatctagaaaaaaaaataaaaaaaaataataatgtactaattttatttaattttctggttttacttttaatttttccaCTTGTTGTAATCCAAatgttatatatacacatgcaaATGATGAGAATGAAAACTTGAAAATGTTCTGAACGAAGAAAATATCACATTGGAAGGAAGAAATAATCGGTGGCTAGAGTTGATCATGATTGATAATATAGAGAGTGTCTCTAGATTGACAATAAGTtctgttaaaacttaaaaccattTTATTCTCTCTTACATAACaccatttatctttttatatagtatatacaactTCACACATACTCTTTAAACATTTCCAAGAAACGGAAAGCTTCACAAATCACACAATTCTCATTACTCTGAagtgaatttaaaaaaaaaaaacattggtacaataaatttgtaacaaaatCAGACGACTTgaagaatcaaatcaaacagTCAATAACGGGCCAAGcccaaataaagaaaatagtcCAAAAAGGCCCATTTACGTAAAGAGAATGTGAAGAAATAAAGTATACGAATGACACGTatccatcttctttctcttggtCTATAAATACAAATTTACCATTCTCTGGCCAAAGTTTCTCTTTCCTTGGCTGGggttttgagagagaaacacaaagaagagacagagagagagagagagagagagagttttcttcttcccacATCAAAGAGAGCCAACCCATCAAAACATAACCCgtaaaagtttcaattttttgtttttcaaaaataaaacctgTCATAGAagaacatttacatatatattattacacaGAAAgagaaggtatatatatatatacatatatacacacttCTTATGCCAACACATGTagattgagaagagagagagatgagagatttgatatttttctcaCTCTTGAGATCTTTTCGATTTTATATGAAACTGAAGCAacatcttttgattttgttttactgataaagtttggatttttgagttttgaaattgGATCGGGGCAGAGATTACtaaaaagctttgatttttggggttttctgataattttttttggttttcttttacttcaaaaCCCACATAGAGAGAGGATTGGTACATAGCTTCGACTTTACGTTCCTTTGGCATAAGTTTTGTGATTTCACttgacattttgttttgtttttgttcaattttgatttattttagggttttgattggATCGTCTTTTTGGAATCAACCCTGATTAGTGAAAAGCTCAATTCTTGGAGTGTGAGAATTGAATTTGGAGCTGTTGATGCGGGAGTTAGTATTATTTGCCCAATTGGGTTTCTTCACATTCAATTCGAGCTTTGCCACGGAGTTGAGATTTTGATTAATTGAACTTAAAAAGGTGCTTTTTTTTGTGAGATGTTCATAATTCCAAATGTGAGTTGTGTAAAGTGGTTCTGATCTTGATTTCTGGTGATGTGGTTTTGTGGCAGGCTAAGTTATAATCTTGAGGGTACCACTCTTAATTCAATTCAAGTTTGACCCATATCAGAGGGTTTCAGAAGTGTAATATTGCTAAGTTATAAGTGATTTCGAAATTGTGGACTTGGAATTTGATTACTGCGGGTCGGAAAGTGGATTTTGAGCTGGAATGGTGTACAGGATCATAGATTCGGATCTGGTCAAGTGTTGGGATAAATGAGCTAAAAAGTAGGAGAGTGGTTAAAGTATACTTACTTTACAGTTCCCACGGACAAGTGCCATGTCTCGCTGCTTCCCATTTCCTCCACCAGGATATGAGAAGAAGATTAGAACTGACGAAGCAGAACCTCTTGTAAAGGTTAATATGTCAACTCTTAGAACTTACTCTACTTTGAATCACTGTCATTCTggttatttttagaaattagtAACCAATTTTTAGAGGAAACACAAGGATTGCATGAGACTGGAGTCTAATGGGTTTTGTGGAATTCTTTGTATTGTGgaatgttttgtgttgttttttagGACTTATAGACATACTTAGTAAACCATTTGATTAGGTGATTCTTAGACTCTGGAGAATTAGTCTTTTGCTATTATGGTAACCTCATTGCTTGGTGATCAAACCTTGAGTATTCTCATGTAAACTGCGATCGATAGGAAGGATTTGACTATCTCTTATGAGAGTATCGCTGATGCTGATCGATTGGTACTTATATGTGAGAGAAATCATCAGAGATGTATCTCGTGTCATCTATAGAATTGTACCTTTCTTTTCCAGATTTACGAGAATGTTCCTTTGTCTCCTACTATATATAGAACACATTAAGGGTGATGGATCTTTGATTGAATTTAAATGGGGAATTGTAAGCTTCCAACTGAAGGGCTGTTCATGTAATTCGTTGTGTTAGATGTTAGAATGATTTATCTCATTGATTATTTTCTCAAGGGTTTGCTTATTTGACCTGAGGACCATATTAGTATCTCTTTTCACAACCGGTATTAGATTAGACTATTTAAGGATCGGGAAGTAGTGAGGGTGCCTTGCATTGATGTAGGTGATTGCATAGCCATAATTAAGACACTGCAGTAAATGGTACTCAGAAGAATATTGAGGAGTTTATTAGGAGTTAGTTATGGAGCTTGAATTTACTGGTAGTAGTTTACGGCAGATAGATCAGACTATTTACCTACTAGaggataaagaaaaagaaaaacaatgcaTATCCATCCTTTTCACTATTTTTGGCCCGCAGCCGTATATAAGCTCATATGGGTTTTGAATGTCCTATCCTATCTACCAAAGCATGGTAAATCTGGTCTGTTAATAGTTGAGGGATTTGGAGGCTTTCGTTTTTCTTTCAAGTGTAATTCTCCTCTGGAAAATGACAGTTTTATGCTGAAATGCTTTTGTATTGTCTTTTATGCTTTTGCCACGTATAGAGTACAGTCTGTTATAGGTGGAAGTGGAACTATATGCTGCTGCCTTATATGTTTCTTCATGGGATGTGAATTTCAGGACAAGTACAAGGAAAAGAAGCACAAGAaggataaagaaaagaaagagggtaaagagaaaaagagtaaagATAGAAGCAAAGACAAACAGAaggaaagaaaggagaagaaagacaaacaTAAAGATCGGAAAGACaaggagaaagataaagaaaaaagcaaaccgttggaggagaagaaagcagAGGTTCTGACAAACACCGGGCACAGAGAGAAACTTGTAACAAATGCCGTGCAGAATAATATCAATGGAGAGTCAAAGTATGTACAGGACCTGGCAAGAAGGATCAGATATGACGAAGAAGCAACAGGAAGTCAGAGTGCACAAAAGATTGATTATCCCAACCCAAAAAATTTAGGAATAACTGGAAGAGCATTTGAGAATGGCCCAGTTGAGGAAATAACCCATAGGGTGGATGAAGATAAGAGAATCAATACCCCGAAGAATTTTGCAGCGgcaaaaagttcaaaaaatgCTACTTCTCGAGTATACTTAGGTGCAGATCAGAAAAGAACTGAGGTTATGAGTAAACCGATGGAGAACAGAGACAAGGCGAGGCAAACAGAATCAGCGGAGAAGAGTCACCGCAAGCAAAGTGTGACCAAGGGTGATAAACCAAGGGATCAAGAAGGGGAAAAGAAGAATGAAGCAAAAGATAAAGACAGaattaaagagaagaaagaggaaaacatAGAGTCAATAAATAAAACTCGCCAGGAGAAACCAAAATTGATAGGAGGGCCCAGATTAGAGGAGAGGGAAAAGGACTATCTGGACATAAGAAATAGCAAACCGCCTGACCTTTCACGGGCGAGCTTCAAGAACGTTATTACTGAGGGAAATCTTGGCAAGCGGAAGGATCATGAGACAAATGGATTCTTGTATGGTGAGTTTATTCCCTGATCCGATTCTCTGTCTGGTGAATGAGGAGTGTAGTTGCCATATTAACCATAGTATGATAATATGGCTTGGTACTTAAAAGCACCTTATAGTTTTATGATCCAATCATGGTATGTTTTCTTACCTTAAAAAGATAATTCAATTTCTTAGTCTCTGGGTAGTGTGGTAGTTATTTGGACTAATGAAACGTTGACAATGTTCTTCACTCTTCGTTTTTCTAACATTAGTCTTTAATTTATGTGCAGAGAATGGAACCACGCCACACAAGTTACAGAGGCACTCAACTTCTTCACCATCTGTGGAAAATGGAAGAACATTAGGTGCACCCCGAACTCCTCCAATGCCTGCATCTAAGGTGCAAGAAACGACTTGCAAGCCACAAGTCAAAGAAGTTAGGATTAACGGTTTTGCTGTATctggagaaaaacaaaaggtctGTCCACCAAGCCCTTTGGCTGCAACAATGAAAGTGAAAGTCAAGGAAAATGGTGAAGCATCCATAAAGCCGCCTCATCCTGACCTAAAGTATCTCAATCAGATACTCAATGTACCAACAAGGGAGCTGTTGCTGGAGGTTGATGATGACCAAGAATGGCTACTTGGTCAGTCGGGTGTCAAGTTAAAAAAGGCGAGAACAGATACTCCAGATTCTGGGGAATCCTTGCAGGTCTGGAACCAAGCTTTCAGAGTAGAATCTGCGGATATTGTAGCTCTACCTTATGTTATTCCATTTTAGCTGTGACTATATTCTCGGATGCTCCTACGCCACAACCCATGAGGAGAAGTATCCCTCACACAACGCCACGCTACTTTGCAGCAGTGTTTGCTATGTTAGCATCAGCATCTATGATGGCTCTTTAAAGAAGAGCGACACAGCACTCCATAGCAGGGATTAAATATGCTATATGCCCATAAAATATGAACACCCACAAAGCTCTACATGGGTGGGgaaaaaagaatgaatgaaGATGTAAGTAGAGTAAATCCATAGAGAggttaattttgttgttgactCGTTGTTTGACATGTTGTGTTATATGGACAAGGATATGTGTGGCCTTTGGTTCTGCACGCAATTTTGATTCTCTGCTTGCATCACACCAACATTAGTAGATGAAGTTTGTATAttacagaaaaaataaaaaagaaaaaaagagtaggGTTCTGTGTGTTACTAGGCATGGAAACGTGTTATCAGAGTGATCACGGAAGAAGGTTAGTGTCAGAGATCTTTTTGTTTCATCAGAATCGTTGAGTTGGAAGATAGACTTTGTTTTCTCAGGAATACTATTGTACCAAATCCTGACTAAAGCAATGATCACTAGGAATGAAAAATTCCAGACTCTTTTTGAATCGTTGTGGGTATTAAGTAACTGATTAACCCTTTGTTTCTCAATCCTAGCGATCGTTGGTTTATCAGGATTTGGTACACGAGTATTCTTGAGAAAACCAAGAATATCTTCTCTTCGATTCTAACGAGAGCTTGAAGATTTTTGGTATTATATAACCTTTCTTATTAGCTCCATGCCCAACAGTGTAATGTGTAAAATTTTAGTAAACACATTTCTTTCAAtcctaaatctctctctcattaaTGCAATATAGTTGCTACGTTCCCTTAGTGGTGGCACGTGCTTTTTCAGTCGCACGATATTGATACACttgttatttttagttttggtcACGTAGATAACTCTTTAATTCAAAACCGTGTAAGCAGTTTAACTTCCTGTTTACGGATATAATTTTACCAACTTCAATTTGTTTCCATGTCTTAGTACAATGATCGAAATTCAATTTCTCACACAGAAGCATATTTGGTGAAAGATAGATTGATTTTAGTGCTAAAATGGGAGAGAAaatttttggtgtttgtttctCCGATGATCAATGCAGTGAAGTTCTCGATAAAATGCTTAGTAGAGACTTTAGGGAAATTACTTGACATGAAGTGTGTTAGCTTAAGGGTTTAGTGCTTTTTTCGTGTTGAGAATTCCCTTTGAAGACAGAGCAAGTTAGATGAACAAATTAGTTAGCTTAATAATTGTGATCTTGATTGATGGAGTGATGATGCAaccacaaataacaaaaatcacaaagaaTCTTTGCCGTCTTGATACTGAAAAGCGATTAAGTTACCATTCTTTCTTGTATTTGCACTGTTGCCAAGAACCCCTACTGATGATGATATGAGTGGGTAAAGATATCACTGCATCCAAAGCTGTTGAGTCAAGGATACACTGGTGACGTGGTagtcttttgttttgataaGCATGTTGCTCTTTCATCTCTCAAAGGCTATCTCTTCCGGCTGAAACGGTAAGCTATAATCCCTTTGGATTTGTGTGTCCGGTCATGTAGTCATGTACTATGATGAAATACTGCTTATTGACCGATCAATCTGTTGCCGTTTTGCTCTGCTTACAAATATTGGACAGTTGTCGTGGTTTTGTTATCCCCGGATATTCAAGCAATATAGAGGACGTAGAATGAGTAAGGTGTATGGGTGTTTTATTACTCTGGAATGATTAATTTAATACAGTGAATAAATATGCTCGGTTcaagtttcattttcttttacaagCGCTAGGTTTTACTGTTTTAGCTATGAGTTATGATTACAATCCTCTTAATAGTTTCAACAGTGTAATGTTTTGTGTAGCCCCTCTTGAAAATTTTGCCTCTGAAGTTAACAACCTATATATGTCATATGTGATATGTTTGCAGAGTTCAAGCATCAGTGTGAATGAGCTGGAGAATCCAATAGGCCAATGATACGACTGAGTCATGGGTTGAAGAACATGAAAAAATAACCAGAAACGGTCCTCTTTCCTTTCTAAAGCTCACGAAGAAGCTTACCATTCATGAAAATCAAGCAGCAGCTTCTTCAATTTGGTAGATAAGTTGTGATACTAGTTCTTCATGTGCAGCATCTAATTTAATATTCTGccctataatatatatatagatcttatttgatcaatttattaatcatatggGACCGTTAatcatctaatatatattactGTGGAAAACTCTCAGCCAATAGATTGGTAGGCTGGACAAGGTTGACTTGGAGTCAACTTGTTTTGACAAAATTGATCGCTTTCTGAGAATTTagatcattttcttttcttggcgTTCTTGCTGGTTTGTGGTAGGTGATTGTGGACGAGTATTTTATGGCTGGAGGAGTTGTGTCGTTTGGAGTTGAGAAGCTTTGGGATCTCCTGAGCGGAGAATCTGAGCGATTGCAGGGAATTGATGAGCAAGTTGATGGACTAAAGCTGCAGCTAAGAAGGTTACAATCGTTGTTGAAAGATGCAGAAGCCAAGAAACATGTAAGTGAAAGGATGAGAAACTTCTTAGAAGATGTCAAAGACATTGTTTATGATGCTGAGGATATCATTGAATCGTTTCTTCTGAACAAATTTAGAGGAAAAGGGATAAAGGAGCAAGCGAGAAGACTTGCTTGCTTCTTGATGGATCGCCACAAAGTTGCTTCAGATATCAAAGGCATCACTAAGAGGATCTCTGAGGTGATTGGGGAAATGCAGAGTTTTGGAATTCAACAAATCATTGATCATGGTGGTCGTTCGCTGTCTTTTCAGGACAGACAAAGGGAGCAGAGGGAGATCCGGCAAACGTTTCCTAACAGTTCTGAAAGCGATCTTGTCGGGGTGGAGCCGAGCGTTGAAGAATTGGTTGGTCATTTGGTGGACAATGATAACGTTCAAGTCGTTTCCATATCTGGGATGGGGGTTATTGGTAAAACCACTCTGGCCAGACAAGTCTTTCATCATGACTTTGTCCGACGTCATTTTGATGAATTTGCATGGGTCTGCGTTTCACAACAGTTTACGCAGAAGCATGTCTGGCAGAGGATCTTTCAAGAACTTCGGCCACACGATGGTGATATTTTACAGATGGACGAATATACAATCCAGGGTAAACTCTTTCAATTGTTTGAGACAATTAGATATTTGGTTGTCCTTGATGATGTatggaaagaagaagactgGGATCGAGTAAAAGCTGTGTTTCCTCATAAAAGAGGTGAGCGAACTTGTGTGaatgttaaaagaaatatatagaagaaatgTCTTTAATTTATTCCCTAACATGatgaacacaaaaatattttgcaGGTTGGAAGATGCTACTTACTTCTCGGAATGAAGGTGTTGGGTTACATGTTGATCCAACATGTTTAGCTTTTAAAGTAAGAATTCTTAATCCCAAAGAAAGTTGGAAGCTCTGTGAGAGGATAGTATTCTCTACGAAAGATGAAACTGGTACAGtttcaaatatcaaattaagATCAAGAATCTAGTAAATTTATTTTGCAGCTCACATCTTGAAATGTTTGATGTTGTGCAGAATTAAGGCTTGATGAAGAAATGGAAGCTATGGGAAAGGAAATGGTCACGCATTGTGGGGGACTACCATTAGCTGTTAAAGTGTTGGGAGGTTTGTTAGCTAATAAACATACAGCTCGTGAGTGGAAAAGAGTTTGTGACAATATCGGAGCTCAAATCGTAGGAAAAACGTGCTTAGATGACAACAGTCTCAATTCGGTTTACCGAATAATCTCTGAGTTATGAAGATTTGTCAATGCATTTAAAGCATTGTTTCCTTTACCTAGCAATTTTCTCCGAATATTTAAAGATAGATTTGCAGATCTTGTTCAGTTACTGGGCTGCAGAAGGAATTTACGATGGATAACCATCCAAGATAGTGGAGAAGGGTACCTAGAAGAGCTAGTGAGGAGAAATACGGTTATTCCTGAAAAGCCCTATTTGAGTTCAAGATATGAATATTGTCAAATGCATGACATGATGAGAGAAGTCTGTTTATCTAAAGTCAAAGAAGAGAACTTCCTACAAATTATCAAAGACAACCTTACTTCCACCTCCACTACCATCAGTGCTCAATCTCCTCGCAGACTCACCGTACATAGTGGTAATGCCCTTCTTTGTTTACTGGGAcacaaaaacaatagaaaagtcagattttttttgtattttggggactcgaggaggaggaggaggaggaggaggattggAAACAGTCAGCTTCATGCTTCCAGAGTTTACCATTGCTCAGGGTGTTGGATCTTTCTATGTAAAGTTTGAAGGAGGAAAGTTGCCTTCTAGCATTGGAGGGCTCATCCACTTGAGATTCTTGAACTTATGCCAGGCTGTAGTATCTCATATACCTTCTACTATGAGGAACTTAAAGCGTCTGCTCTATTTGGACTTAAATGTTGCTCCATTAGAAGGGGTTCATGTGCCAAATGTTTTGAAAGAGATGCTAGAGTTGAGGTACCTTTCCCTACCTCGGTACATGCATGATAAAACCAAGTTGGAATTGGGTGATCTAGTGAACCTGGAGTACTTGTGGCATTTCTCAACGCAACACTGTAGTGTGAGGGACCTCATCCGTATGATCAAGCTCAGAATTCTCGTTGTATCTTTGAGCAAAAGGTGTACTTTTAAAACCCTATCGTCATCTTTCCCTAAATTGCGAAACCTGGAGACACTTCATTTCGTTGGTTGGCACAGAACCCCTGTGGATGATGATTATGTGGGAGAATTCTTTCTGGATTTTATTCATCTATAAGAGTTAAGATTGATAGTAAGTATGTCAAAGATTCCTGATCAACATCAATTCCCTCCCCACCTTGCACATATAGAACTAACTATCTGATTGCCGCATGGAGGAGGATCCAATGCCGATTCTAGAAAAGATGTTTCATTTGAAGTCGGTTGAACTAAGAGATGAGGCATTCGTTGGGAGGAAAATAATGTGCTCAAAAGGTGGTTTTCCTCTGTTATTTGCTCTGAATGTATCTAAACAATCGGAGTTGGAAGAGTGGATAGTAGAAGAAGGGTCGATGCCATGCCTTGGTACCTTGATGATACATGATTGCAAGAAGTTGAAGGAACTTCCTGATGGACTCAAGTACATAACATCTTTAAAGGAAGTGAAGATTGAAGGAATGAAGAGGGAGTGGACGGAGAAACTGATACCAGGTGGAGAAGATTACTACAAAGTCCAGCACATTCCCAGTGTTCAATTTATCAATTGTGACGAAGAGCAAGACGAATAACTAGTAGCAGGtaaaaagaaatggtttaaTGTTCactttgttggttttttttttgcatcttctTTGGATTCGTGTGAAAGTCATGTGGACAGTCTCAACTATTATACATTGTTCTAACACAGGTGATCATCTCTGAAATAGGTGCAGGAACGAACAATAAGCTAGCcaaattcttttatatatagattcacCAAAATCACATGGGAAACTTGAAGGGCTCAATAAGAGATAAAGGCTGTTTCATAAGAGTCACTAATAAGGTACCAAGTCTTGGATTAGTCTCGGAGCTCTCGCTTTCAGTGCAAATATTATGTTGTGGCTCAGAATATCAAAAactatatcatatataaataatgcTTGAGAACTCTTTCACAAAATGGAGAAACGAACCTTGGTTTTTGGAGTTCATTGTAAaaattgttgaattttattttgtctaaaAATGCATGACacggtttgttttgttttctcgtttATGACTTGACACAGATTGTTTTTGTACGCTTTATTTACATCACTAAAATAGGTTGGGTTTTGTTAGTTTTGCCACCTTTTGGTACTCTGTATACGCATAGGCAACAAAACTGATGTACAACAAACGAAATTAGCCACCTTTTCTACTGTGTGTATGCGCATAAGCAAGATATGGTTGAGCCAAGACGAGCAAAACTGATGTACAACAAACGAAATTAGCCACCTTTTCTACTGTGTGTATGCGCATAAGCAAGATATGGTTGAGCCAAGACGAGCAAAACTGATGTACAACAAACGAAATTAGCCACCTTTTCTACTGTGTGTATGCGCATAAGCAAGATATGGTTGAGCCAAGACGAGCAAAACTGATGTACAACAAACGAAATTAGCCACCTTTTCTACTGTGTGTATGCGCATAAGCAAGATATGGTTGAGCCAAGACGAGCAAAACTGATGTACAATAAACGGAATCATCTCATTTCCAAAACATGTGGCAAAACATTATATTTTCTCACGggaacaaaaacagagacaaTTAGAGAAAGATTCCTCGTCGTCTAAAACTTTACGGGTTTGTAGCGAGTTTGTTGAAGGCTGCGACAACTCTCTCTTCCGTGAATTGTCTATGGTTTTCATAGAAATCTAATATCTCCATTGCAATATTCTTCACCTGCCAATATGTTCACAACGCACCGATGAATAATTAAACAGGACCATATGCATTCTAGTAACAATCAGAGCTAATATCTTCACAGAGAGTTAAAAGGACAATAACAATGTTTACGACGTAAAGGCATAAACATAAGACTTACAATGTTCATGTCGACGGAAAGCTCTTCAAACCATGTCCTTATGTCTTTCTCTTTGTGTACAGAAGCAATGTAAATGCAAGCGAGTGTGATGAGAAAAGGCGGATGTGTAAGGATGAGGTCCATTCTGTAAGTGTCGTTGACAAGACCCCTATAGTTtccaaagaaaactaaaagCAGTCAAGAGAGCATTTACTTTTTTTGCTTGCAAATCAAAACAT
It encodes the following:
- the LOC104725343 gene encoding myb-like protein X encodes the protein MSRCFPFPPPGYEKKIRTDEAEPLVKDKYKEKKHKKDKEKKEGKEKKSKDRSKDKQKERKEKKDKHKDRKDKEKDKEKSKPLEEKKAEVLTNTGHREKLVTNAVQNNINGESKYVQDLARRIRYDEEATGSQSAQKIDYPNPKNLGITGRAFENGPVEEITHRVDEDKRINTPKNFAAAKSSKNATSRVYLGADQKRTEVMSKPMENRDKARQTESAEKSHRKQSVTKGDKPRDQEGEKKNEAKDKDRIKEKKEENIESINKTRQEKPKLIGGPRLEEREKDYLDIRNSKPPDLSRASFKNVITEGNLGKRKDHETNGFLYENGTTPHKLQRHSTSSPSVENGRTLGAPRTPPMPASKVQETTCKPQVKEVRINGFAVSGEKQKVCPPSPLAATMKVKVKENGEASIKPPHPDLKYLNQILNVPTRELLLEVDDDQEWLLGQSGVKLKKARTDTPDSGESLQVWNQAFRVESADIVALPYVIPF